A single region of the Micropterus dolomieu isolate WLL.071019.BEF.003 ecotype Adirondacks linkage group LG18, ASM2129224v1, whole genome shotgun sequence genome encodes:
- the psmd6 gene encoding 26S proteasome non-ATPase regulatory subunit 6, with protein sequence MPLENLEEEGLPKNPDLRIAQLKFLLTIDGHRQDAKVKTELMDAIKANNMAPYYEGLCKDLKWQLDSDLLSKMKKANEEELKRLDDVLEDAEKNLGESEIRDAMMAKAEYLIRIGDKEGALTAFRKTYDKTVALGHRLDIVFYLLRIGLFYMDSDLITRNSEKAKSLIEEGGDWDRRNRLKVYQGLYCVAIRDFKQAAELFLDTVSTFTSYELMDYKTFVTYTVYVCMIALKRPDLREKVIKGAEILEVLHSLPDVRQYLFSLYECRYSVFFQSLAMVEQEMKKDWLFAPHYRYYVREMRIQAYSQLLESYRSLTLGYMAEAFGVSTEFIDQELSRFIAAGRLHCKIDKVNEIVETNRPDSKNWQYQETIKKGDLLLNRVQKLSRVINM encoded by the exons ATGCCGCTAGAGAATCTGGAGGAAGAGGGTCTGCCCAAGAACCCCGACCTGAGGATAGCACAGCTCAAGTTCCTGCTCACAATCGATGGTCACCGACAGGATGCTAAAGTGAAGACAGAGCTCATGGACGCTATCAAAGCTAACA ATATGGCCCCGTATTATGAGGGTCTGTGTAAGGACCTGAAGTGGCAGCTGGACAGCGACCTGCTCAGTAAAATGAAGAAGGCCAACGAGGAGGAGCTGAAGCGCCTGGATGATGTGCTGGAGGACGCAGAGAAGAACCTGGGAGAGAGCGAGATACGAGACGCCATGATGGCCAAAGCTGAATATCTGATCAGGATTGGAGACAAG GAGGGCGCCCTTACAGCCTTTAGGAAGACCTACGACAAGACAGTGGCTCTGGGTCACAGACTAGATATAGTCTTCTACCTGCTGAGGATTGGCCTCTTCTACATGGATAGTGACCTCATCACACGCAACTCAGAGAAAGCAAAGAG CCTCATTGAGGAGGGGGGAGACTGGGACAGGAGGAATCGTCTGAAGGTCTACCAGGGCCTGTACTGTGTAGCCATCAGGGACTTCAAACAAGCTGCTGAGCTCTTCCTCGACACAGTCTCCACCTTCACCTCCTATGAGCTCATGGACTACAAGACCTTTGTCACCTACACCGTCTACGTCTGCATGATCGCCCTCAAAAGGCCTGACCTCCGTGAAAAG GTAATAAAGGGAGCAGAGATCTTGGAGGTGCTGCACAGTCTGCCTGATGTTCGCCAGTATCTTTTCTCCCTCTACGAGTGCCGTTACTCTGTCTTCTTCCAGTCTCTGG CCATGGTGGAGCAGGAGATGAAGAAGGACTGGCTCTTTGCGCCACACTACCGCTACTATGTGAGGGAGATGAGGATCCAGGCCTACAGCCAACTGCTAGAGTCCTACCGCTCCCTCACCCTGGGCTACATGGCCGAGGCCTTTGGTGTCAGCACAGAGTTCATTGACCA GGAACTGTCCCGATTCATAGCTGCTGGCCGTCTCCACTGTAAAATCGATAAAGTGAATGAGATTGTGGAAACCAATAG ACCTGATAGCAAAAACTGGCAATACCAGGAAACCATCAAGAAGGGTGACCTGTTGCTCAACAGAGTCCAGAAGTTGTCTAGAGTTATCAACATGTAA
- the slc2a9l1 gene encoding solute carrier family 2 member 9, like 1 yields the protein MIWSLIVSMYAVGGLFGAVSVKLVSCMLGRKKAMICNSFIAIVAAGIMLTSKCARSYEMIIVARILYGYSAGLGMSIHLMYLGEISPRKLRGIVTLTSATFTSLGKLSGQFFGLSEILGGEELWNIVLCVPAFFSLVQVIALPFLPEAPRYLFIEKGDDKACTKALQSLWGPGDYKQEMDEMLAEQAAIEAAPLKSPLQLLRDRTVRWQLITMSTIYCCNQLSGMPAISTFSFDIFLKADIPRDKIRYVTLGLGVSEIITSISCGLLIEHTGRRPLLWGGYGVMSASWVLVTVTLNLKDSSYWVPYITASLIILFIIFFCGGPAGATATLHSELFIQSDRLAAFVLMGIQRWLVFAVLGLVFPFLINALNSYCFVLFACMCLLGCLYTFFLLPETKGKTMLEISEEFKAITVCGKSLEEKRVETKL from the exons ATGATCTGGTCCCTTATTGTTTCCATGTATGCTGTCGGGGGACTCTTTGGTGCTGTCAGTGTCAAACTGGTCTCATGCATGCTGGGAAG GAAAAAAGCGATGATCTGCAACAGCTTCATTGCTATTGTTGCTGCCGGGATCATGCTGACAAGTAAATGTGCCAGATCATATGAAATGATCATTGTGGCAAGGATCCTGTACGGCTACTCAGCAG GTTTGGGAATGAGCATCCATTTAATGTACCTCGGAGAGATTTCCCCCAGAAAATTGCGAGGCATAGTGACTCTGACCTCAGCAACCTTCACGTCACTTGGCAAACTGTCGGGGCAGTTTTTTGGACTGAG tgagATCCTTGGTGGTGAGGAGCTGTGGAACATCGTCCTCTGTGTCCCTGCATTTTTCTCCCTGGTTCAGGTTATAGCGTTGCCTTTTCTTCCCGAGGCTCCCAGATACTTATTCATAGAGAAAGGTGATGATAAGGCTTGCACAAAAG CTCTCCAGAGTCTTTGGGGCCCCGGTGACTACAAACAAGAGATGGACGAGATGTTGGCTGAGCAGGCTGCCATTGAGGCAGCCCCGCTAAAAAGCCCTCTGCAACTCCTGAGGGACAGGACCGTCCGATGGCAGCTTATCACCATGTCCACCATCTACTGCTGCAATCAGCTGTCGGGCATGCCTGCT ATCAGTACCTTCTCTTTTGACATCTTCCTGAAGGCAGATATACCGAGAGACAAGATTCGCTATGTAACCTTGGGTCTTGGAGTGTCTGAAATCATCACATCCATCTCCTGC ggaCTTCTGATTGAGCACACCGGGAGGAGGCCGTTGTTATGGGGGGGTTATGGTGTCATGTCTGCCAGCTGGGTGTTGGTCACTGTCACGCTCAACCTGAAG GATTCCAGCTATTGGGTTCCGTACATCACCGCTAGTTTGAtcatcctcttcatcatcttcttttGCGGAGGACCTG CGGGAGCTACAGCCACTCTCCACAGTGAGCTCTTCATCCAGTCCGATCGACTGGCAGCCTTTGTCCTCATGGGGATCCAGCGCTGGTTGGTGTTCGCTGTGCTGGGCCTAGTCTTTCCATTCCTTATT AACGCCCTGAACTCGTACTGCTTTGTGCTGTTCGCTTGTATGTGCCTGCTGGGTTGCCTTTATACTTTCTTCCTCTTGCCCGAGACCAAAGGGAAGACCATGCTGGAGATCTCCGAGGAGTTTAAAGCCATCACCGTCTGTGGGAAATCCTTAGAGGAGAAGAGAGTGGAGACCAAGTTATGA